One Gloeothece verrucosa PCC 7822 DNA window includes the following coding sequences:
- a CDS encoding efflux RND transporter periplasmic adaptor subunit, translating to MTTPEENHRSSLAPLQIDIPSKSNRSLIWILALMVGGLLGLGVYIYKIVENPLPKNELAQLTEVAQRENLSVKIEASGTVEPIQSVNISPKNPGRMIKLLVDQGMPVKQGQVLAVMENAEIAAQGYQAEARVQEALANLKAAEVKIPGEIAQAKARLGQAQARLAENLANLQRSQQSIPKDIEQAQQQLQAIESRFQLAESRVRRKQALVTQGAITQDEFDSVLNDYFNALANRREAQQRLQQFENTAQPQINQLQQNIQESQAAVAEAKIALEQRQRTADAEIAQLKAQVNAARGQLEQIKIQYNDTIIRAPFDGIVTQRYATEGAFVTPTTSASSTASATSTSILAMARGLKVVAKVPEVDLSFLQLGQPATIVADAYPDTLFKGQVVRIAPEAIVEQNVTSFEVTVALLPGQNRLLSKMNVDVTFYGKPLQDALVVPTVAIVTQKGKTGVYVPDQDKKPKFQPVDIGLVVDDKTQILSGLTPGQPVFIDLPEKPKNETEDK from the coding sequence ATGACGACACCAGAGGAGAATCACCGCAGTTCTCTGGCTCCATTACAGATAGATATTCCAAGTAAATCCAATCGTTCTCTGATCTGGATTCTCGCGCTGATGGTTGGCGGGCTATTAGGTTTGGGGGTTTATATCTATAAAATTGTTGAAAATCCCCTGCCTAAAAATGAACTGGCTCAATTAACCGAAGTGGCTCAACGCGAAAACCTTTCGGTGAAAATCGAGGCCAGTGGTACAGTAGAACCCATTCAAAGTGTTAACATTAGCCCGAAAAATCCGGGGCGTATGATTAAATTATTAGTGGATCAAGGGATGCCGGTTAAGCAAGGGCAAGTTCTAGCTGTGATGGAAAACGCCGAGATAGCGGCTCAAGGCTATCAAGCTGAAGCTCGTGTTCAAGAAGCCTTGGCGAACCTCAAAGCAGCCGAAGTGAAAATTCCTGGAGAAATCGCTCAAGCCAAAGCGCGTTTAGGTCAAGCCCAAGCCCGTTTAGCGGAAAATCTCGCTAATTTACAACGCTCCCAACAGAGTATCCCTAAAGATATTGAACAAGCTCAACAACAACTGCAAGCCATCGAATCTCGCTTTCAATTGGCCGAATCTCGGGTTAGACGAAAACAGGCTTTAGTAACGCAAGGAGCCATTACTCAGGATGAATTTGATAGTGTCCTCAATGATTATTTTAATGCTCTAGCCAATCGTCGAGAAGCTCAACAACGTCTTCAACAATTTGAAAACACTGCACAACCTCAAATTAATCAACTACAACAAAATATTCAAGAGTCACAAGCCGCCGTCGCTGAGGCGAAAATTGCCCTAGAACAACGGCAAAGAACGGCAGATGCAGAAATCGCTCAGTTAAAAGCTCAGGTGAATGCGGCTCGGGGCCAACTCGAACAAATTAAAATTCAATATAACGATACGATTATTCGCGCTCCTTTTGATGGGATTGTTACCCAAAGATATGCCACAGAGGGAGCCTTTGTTACCCCCACGACTTCAGCCTCTAGTACCGCTTCTGCCACTTCTACCTCAATTTTGGCCATGGCTAGGGGATTAAAAGTGGTGGCAAAAGTTCCTGAAGTCGATTTAAGTTTTCTGCAACTCGGTCAACCGGCTACTATTGTTGCTGATGCTTATCCGGATACTCTCTTTAAAGGACAAGTGGTTCGCATTGCCCCAGAAGCGATCGTTGAGCAAAATGTAACATCTTTTGAAGTTACTGTGGCGTTACTCCCTGGTCAAAACCGACTTTTGTCTAAAATGAATGTAGATGTCACTTTTTACGGGAAACCGTTACAGGATGCTTTAGTGGTTCCTACGGTGGCTATTGTTACTCAAAAAGGCAAAACCGGTGTTTATGTTCCTGATCAAGATAAGAAACCTAAGTTTCAACCGGTAGATATTGGACTGGTGGTGGATGATAAAACGCAAATTTTGTCAGGATTAACCCCAGGACAGCCAGTATTTATTGATTTACCTGAAAAGCCAAAAAACGAAACTGAAGATAAGTAA
- a CDS encoding tetratricopeptide repeat protein, with amino-acid sequence MPKHQRLFTILVCLGLWGQGVPAFAQALLPYSPKLDSEKIEQQGLELAEDAIQLVRFQQPEAALSRAKLSTQLAPGHFQTWFILGTLYIQQEEFDAGIDALNRALALEPKEAGIFFTLGSAYFQRGDYQTAIAQIDKGLKLKPDNPAALFDLGNSYYKLQKYPKAVEAYQKAVSVDKKFWPAINNMGLIKYEQGDLAGAIKQWQAAVAIDKEQAEPQLALAVATYAQGRQQEGLKMAEAALTLDSRYADLKFLQENLWGERLLSATKTLLQTPQMQAVIARLQAASSDSQQ; translated from the coding sequence GTGCCCAAACATCAGCGATTATTCACTATACTGGTTTGTCTAGGTTTGTGGGGTCAAGGAGTGCCAGCCTTCGCACAAGCTTTATTACCTTATAGTCCCAAACTCGACTCCGAAAAAATCGAGCAGCAAGGCTTGGAACTCGCAGAAGATGCTATTCAACTGGTGCGTTTTCAGCAACCGGAAGCCGCTCTTTCTCGAGCTAAATTGTCCACTCAATTAGCGCCCGGACATTTTCAAACCTGGTTTATCTTAGGGACCCTCTATATTCAACAAGAGGAATTCGACGCAGGCATTGATGCCCTCAATCGGGCACTGGCCTTAGAGCCAAAAGAAGCCGGAATTTTCTTTACCCTAGGAAGTGCCTATTTTCAAAGAGGAGATTATCAAACAGCCATTGCTCAGATCGACAAAGGCTTAAAACTGAAGCCAGATAACCCGGCAGCCCTGTTTGATTTAGGAAATTCTTATTATAAATTACAAAAATATCCTAAAGCGGTGGAGGCATATCAAAAAGCCGTCTCGGTCGACAAAAAGTTTTGGCCGGCCATTAACAATATGGGGCTAATCAAATATGAACAGGGAGATCTCGCAGGAGCCATAAAACAGTGGCAAGCAGCAGTGGCAATTGATAAGGAACAAGCCGAACCCCAATTAGCCCTTGCCGTTGCTACTTATGCCCAAGGACGACAACAAGAAGGGCTAAAAATGGCAGAAGCCGCCCTAACTCTTGATAGTCGTTATGCTGATTTAAAATTCCTGCAAGAAAACCTCTGGGGTGAACGTTTGCTAAGTGCGACGAAAACGCTCTTACAAACCCCGCAAATGCAAGCGGTGATCGCTCGTCTTCAAGCAGCCTCGTCGGATAGTCAGCAATAA
- a CDS encoding response regulator codes for MTTVLIVEDDPINFRVFAKILTKRGGLEIKGSEDVEEIMRIAQAREADIILMDVSLSHSIYQGKAVDGIKITQMLKSDPTTAHLPIILVTAHAMEGDREYFLTQSGADGYISKPVIDHQQFINQILETIAKSQNNP; via the coding sequence ATGACAACCGTTTTGATTGTAGAAGATGATCCGATCAATTTTCGGGTATTTGCCAAAATACTCACTAAGCGCGGCGGCTTAGAAATTAAAGGCAGCGAAGATGTTGAAGAAATTATGCGGATCGCCCAAGCCAGAGAAGCCGATATTATTTTAATGGATGTTTCTCTGTCCCACAGTATTTACCAAGGTAAAGCAGTGGATGGGATAAAAATTACTCAGATGCTTAAGTCAGACCCGACAACCGCCCATCTCCCCATAATTTTAGTGACAGCCCATGCGATGGAGGGTGATCGGGAGTATTTTCTGACTCAAAGTGGTGCTGATGGCTATATTTCCAAGCCCGTCATTGATCACCAACAGTTTATTAATCAGATTTTAGAAACCATTGCTAAAAGCCAAAACAACCCTTAA